A genomic segment from Aspergillus puulaauensis MK2 DNA, chromosome 1, nearly complete sequence encodes:
- the SOL1 gene encoding 6-phosphogluconolactonase (COG:G;~EggNog:ENOG410PISM;~InterPro:IPR039104,IPR005900,IPR037171,IPR006148;~PFAM:PF01182;~go_function: GO:0017057 - 6-phosphogluconolactonase activity [Evidence IEA];~go_process: GO:0005975 - carbohydrate metabolic process [Evidence IEA];~go_process: GO:0006098 - pentose-phosphate shunt [Evidence IEA]), producing the protein MAGPAPNLLSFQDTGALAKQLRPYVLRNQNSALSRHDTFRIAVSGGSLPAVLAKSLLVPGDGSPEDTAQFSKWEIFFADERAVPLNHEDSNYRLLKDELLSKIPSDLGSPKVHPIDEAHVNDEDPQELADLYQEDLMRSFAAKDSVKLPVFDLILLGCGPDGHTCSLFPGHELLREKDSWVSAISDSPKPPPKRITLTLPVVTHAVNIAFIATGGGKKEIMKQIFDAEEGRSLPSSLVNQGAGEKVTWFTDHAAVEGVSFPRRGSL; encoded by the coding sequence ATGGCTGGCCCAGCTCCAAACCTCCTCAGCTTTCAAGACACCGGCGCTCTGGCCAAGCAATTACGGCCCTATGTCCTCCGAAACCAGAACTCGGCCTTAAGTCGTCATGACACTTTTCGCATCGCAGTATCCGGAGGCTCCCTGCCTGCTGTTCTCGCCAAATCACTCCTTGTCCCTGGAGATGGGAGCCCGGAGGATACTGCCCAGTTTTCCAAGTGGgagatcttcttcgcggaCGAGCGCGCCGTCCCTCTCAACCACGAGGACAGCAACTATCGCCTTTTGAAAGATGAGCTGCTCAGCAAGATTCCGTCGGATCTGGGCTCCCCCAAAGTGCACCCAATCGATGAAGCCCATGTCAACGACGAAGACCCCCAGGAGCTCGCGGATTTGTACCAGGAAGACCTGATGCGCTCTTTCGCCGCCAAGGACAGCGTGAAGCTACCTGTTTTCGACCTTATTCTCCTCGGCTGTGGTCCGGATGGTCACACTTGCAGTCTCTTCCCTGGACACGAATTGCTGCGAGAGAAGGACTCATGGGTGTCCGCGATTAGCGACTCTCCGAAGCCGCCACCAAAGCGCATCACCCTCACACTGCCTGTTGTTACGCACGCTGTGaacatcgccttcatcgcTACAGGCGGTGGCAAGAAAGAGATCATGAAACAGATCTTTGATGCTGAGGAAGGGAGGAGCCTTCCATCCTCCCTCGTCAACCAGGGAGCAGGCGAGAAAGTCACCTGGTTTACCGATCATGCTGCTGTGGAAGGGGTCTCCTTCCCGAGACGGGGAAGCCTATAA